The Colius striatus isolate bColStr4 chromosome Z, bColStr4.1.hap1, whole genome shotgun sequence DNA window GCATCCTCCATCCCTCTGACTTTGCTATAGGGATTTACTGGGCAGTTAAGGGCAATAGTACCACCACAGCTCTGTCAGAGCCCTCTTGTAGCCTGTCAGCAAATAGGGACAGTTTGTAGGGAGAAACACCAAGATGATTATTCCAGTTGGAACATGAACTAAATAGCTTAACGTGTGGCAGCATGTAGCAAAGTTAGACACGAGAACAAACTTATTGCAGTCTTCCTAAGCAGAATTGATCCTGTACTTACCATGAGAACTTCTGCTATACAAGCTCTGTAGTTTACTAAAGACATTCCACACCACAACAACGTCAGAGGCGTGTGTTGTCTGGCCAGCTTAACTTGGGAATGCCAGCCAGTGTGGTATGCACTGTGTCTCCATATGCTGTTTGCATGGGGACTGATGGGCACTGCTCTTTTGTTATGCCAGTTCTGTGGAGTGTTTAAGTAgttactttggggttttttgagccTTGAGGTTTTAAGTGGACCAATTGCATTGCACATGGTTTGTAACTGACGAGTCTTAACTATCCATAGTATGACACATGTAGGTGTTTAGAAGAATTGCAATGTTGACTCTGGCTGTAGTTTAGCCCACTAACCTGTGAAATGCATATCAAATTCCTCGTGGCCCTTGACTGCCACAGCTTGCTGAGTGTTTATAAAAATCCCATAAACAAAATCCTGGGAGTTCTTTTCAGCATGTTTACAGTGGCTGGTGAATTGTCAGTAAGATCCTAGTGTGTGCTCAGTAAGTGTTGGAAGGCTGACTTCTGGCCTTCCTAAGGTAAGGGAACATCAGGTGGAggtttttcctcctcctgatgaCAATCACACCGCTGTACCTGTACTGAATACCTGCCACAAAGTGCATgtttcctgtcctgtctttctGTTAGTGGAATAGGACGCATCCTGCCTGGCGCTCAGCGGTCGCTGTAGTCATTTCTTGGTGCCATATGTGTACAATACTATTTTCTAGCTGCCTGAATACTCTTGTTAGTATGTTTAgtttctgtgtgtcttttaaCTCTTTTGCACATGGTAGGGTACCACTCCAGAAGTCAAAAGAGACCGTGCCATCTTTTTAGCATGCGTTATATCTACACCAAGCGTTCTGCTCTCCTGTTTCAATATGAATTTTCTCCACTGCAGTAAGTGTTAAAGTCAGAACAATTGGCTCGAGACCTAAAGTGGAAGTCTGACAAAACAGGTGCTGAGGATGTAACCCTGTTACTAATATGAATGTAAAGCATGGAACTAACGAGGTGCTTGAAGACCACTAATAGATACTCCTCGTAGGTCCATGTCTCTGTGGATCACAGCAGCTGCACTCTCCTGTCAATAGTAATGTAGCCTTCAGCAGATTGCTTTGGGGAAGCAGCACGCCTGTCCTTAACTCCCAGTAAGGTAAAGTAGTACGTGTGTATAggacatttaaaacaaaccctACTGGAATGTTCTTCACCTTAAATACACTGTACTAAAGTCTATTGTAAGGATTGAATTgatgaaaataaaccttttaTTTCTCTAGTATTCTGTTGTACCTTCTGTTTTCTAAGCTGCTGCGTAGGCTGTGGCTGACGCTCGTGTTTTGCAGTGCCACAGAGTGAAAGTTTCAAATACTAACCATTCTTTTGGTCTGAATCAATTGCTTTATAGAACAACTGGATACACGCACTTGCTGCTCAGAAGACCACTTCAGCTAAGTGGAGCCGTTTATTCAGACAGGCTACGTGTTGAAAGGCTCAAACAGATTTCCTTGGGAGAGTTCTCCATGAAGGTGTCTCGTTTGCTGACGTAGTCCCTGACATTAGGCAGACCTGGCACCACgcagcagctcagagcactGCGGTTTATGCTCATGTCCTGAATCTCGTACCACTCGTTGGTCCTGTCGTAGTAACACTCCACAGTCAACGTAGTGGAAAAGCCATTAAAGCCACCAGCCACAAACAAAATGTCATCCACCGCTTCGATGCCGAAGTTGCTGCGAGGGCTGAACATGTGAGGGATATCGTTCCACGTGTTGGAATCGGGGCTGTAAGCTTCCGCGCTCCAAAGCCGTCTGCTGCCGTCAAACCCTCCGACCTGGGAGTGACAAAGGGACAAGAACGTGGTCTTTCCTCAGGCTTCGTGCATGGTAAGGTGGTGACTGGTCCTGCCTGGCTGGCTTCAGTTCGAGCATTGCTGAGCATGGGATCTCAAAACACCATGTGTGGCATCTTGCAGCTTGCTCCCTTGTTCTTTCTGGAACTGCTAAAAGTATCCTGAGCAACGGTCAGATTTTACATTTCTACAGTGCAAGTGCAGTACATGGGCAGGGTAAACAGGACCAAGCAGgtgttctgtgctgctgatgctgttGGCAGCAAGTCATTGCTGCAGCTGATTAAAAATTGCCCACACTTCTTTCACAGCAAGAAATGTGCAGGTGATAATattgaggaaatgggctcaagttgccccaggggaggttgagattggagctgtgGCAGAACTGTTCCCCTGAGAGGGGtgccagcccctgtgccaggctgcccagggagctgggggagtgcccagccctggagggatcccaaagccatggagctgaggtgctgagggccaggggctagtggtgggctgggcagggctgggacttgatCTCAAAGATCTTTTCGAACCAAACCAATTCTATGGAGGTGTATTGAGCATTCTGGCTTTAAATCTCAACAAGCAAACGTCCAACCTGAAAACTGAGGGCATGGAGGTGAGCAAAACTGAGTAGCACGAGTGGTGGGTGTTTGGCAGTGTGCTCTTACCGCATACACTTTGCCTCTGTACGCGATCACTCCCACTCCACTCCGTCTGCTTCTCATCGAGGTTATAAGGGACCACTGTCTGGTCATGGGGTTGTAAGCCTCAGCTGTCATCAAACACTCATGTCCGTTGAACCCGCCACAGATATACACCTGTTGGCAAGAGAGGAAGAGTGAGCAGAGCAATTACACGTGTGTGGTGGGGCTGGATTTTGGGGGTGTGGGAGggggagtgttttgtttttaatgggaACGGTCCTGTCCTGGATTTGAAGCACAAGTGCACTGAGTGATGCAGGACAGGAAGACTAGGCCCTATGTTTCCTGAACTGCATGAAGCAGATAGGCACTGTGTTTCGCTGTCTGGTAGAAAGTGAGCTCGTGGTGGTGAGCAGCTGTGAGGAGTTTtggcactgctgcctgtgtCTCTGCTACACCAGGCAGTTGCTGCCTCTTAGATTTGCCTCTGTAGCTCCAGGATTTTATTAATAAGGTTGATGTgagctttcttcctctttattttaaatgcttcatCACATTAAAGGCAGCATTTGACACCTTTCCTGCTCACATAGCTCCTCTTTTCTATCTAGATGACAAGCTCAGAGTTGTAGCTGTTTGTTGTGAGGCCAGTAGGCTGACAGaggttctgggctccccagctccaaagggacagggaactgctggagagaagccagcacagggccagcaagatgatcagggcactggagcatgttcctgctgaggaaaggctgtgggccctggggttgttcagcctaggaagagaaagctgaagggGGAACTCATCAGCACAGGtgcctaaagggtgggtgtcaggaggatggggtgacccgtttttctgtagtgtccagtgacaggacaaggggtgatggacaaaagcttgaacacaaaaagttccactgaaacacaaagagaagcttttttggtgctgaggtgagagagccctggcccaagctgcccagggagggtgtggaggctccttcttcctaacctgcctggacacattcctgtgccccctgactGAGGgggctttagcaggggggttgggctggatgagctctgaaggacccttccaacccccaccatcctaCTGTGGGATTCCATCAGGCACATAACGCAGTAAGAGACTGAGCTCTGTGAAAGTCCCTCCCTCACTGTGTGCGGTATGAAAGCCCAGGCCCTTGCACACCAGAGTTTGTTTGGTTCCTGCTCAGTGCCCTTCAGCCTTGCTTGCCCTCCAGCTTCCAGTGACCTCAGGGTGCATTCACCTTGCCGTTGAGCGCAGTGGCGCTGGCATCACTCCTCTGCTCGTGCATGGGGGCAATCAGCGTCCACTGGTTGGTCTCTGGCTCGTACTTCTCGGCCGTGTTGAGGCGCACGTGCCCGTCAAACCCTCCCATGGCGTAGATGAAGCCGTCGAGCACGGCCACGCTGATGTAGCAGCGCCGGGCGTGCATGGGGGCGACTTGCTGCCACGTTTTGTGAAGCAGGTTGAACCGCTTGACGTTGTTGAAATAATCCATGCTGTCAAATCCTCCGATGATGTAGATGAAGCCTTTTAAATAAGCCGCCCCATGATAGGCGACGGGATCTTCTCCCATATCCGTGAGGGTCATCCAGTTGTCTGCGCGGGTGTCGTACGTCTCGATGGTGTTGATCGGGCTCCCTTCGCTCCAGCCCCCGATGGCAAAGAGGACGGCAAAGGGCAGTCGGCGCCGGCTGAGCAAGCTGGCAGATTTGGAGCAGGGTGTGCCTTGCCCGTTCAGATTGTACATACAGGTTAGTGTGCTGATGATGAGAGCTTTGCACTCCTCATTGCCCTGCACGTAATTGTGCTTTTTGATGTTTTTCATGAAGTTCTCTTCATTTACCAGAACCAGTCGAACCTGAGAAAGGCAAACAGGGAAGGTTAGGATATTAACACAGACGGTTTACACCTTGGCACCCTGTGTGGATCGCCTCAGTGCTGGGTGGCTTTGCTTTCAGGCTACAGAGTTGTCTAAAGCTTATTAGAGAACCAGAGAATTAAATACATAGTCTTTAGCTAGTCCAGAAAGAGGTGTGCACTTGATTTCATGGCAGGGAGCCTGCCACTGCCTTGGCATGGACTGAACTGGCTCTAACACCCGCTCTGTGCCTAGTATAGCttgcccaggcagctgctcatAAACTTTGTAGAGATAACCTTGTCCCAGGTGAACATGGGGCCTTCCTGGATGTGAGGAATAATTAAAGCTCtaaacatgaggaaatgtgCACTTAAAAGGTTTGCCCCAGCCTCCAGTGCAGGATCTTTAGCCCGTGCCCCAGCAGAGCACTAGCCTAATGGTCTGAAAGCTCCTTAGTCTTTGTTAGGAGGCTACAATTCCCCACAGTCTTAGAAGCAAAGCCAAGCAGCTCTGGCTCAGCTGCCTCATgcctggctctgcagagcagagcactgACCTTGCTCAGCAAGACTGCGATGTGCTGCTTCCTGTTCTGTGGGTCGTGAGAAATCCACTTCACGACAGCTTTGAACACGGTCTCCTCGTGTATCACGTTGAGCTCATCCTGCTCAATGATGCGCTCGAGGTCGCTGATGGAGAGATCTACAAACTCTGGAGACTCCTTGGCTACGTCCTCAAAGTGATAGAGGATGAACATAAAGGCTGCTTCTTGCAGCTCAGGAAGGTAGTAGTAACTTGTGAGTCGGAAGATGCCAATGCAGTTTTGCAAGCAGAGCTGGGATTTTaagaagctgcagcacagcctgacGAGGCCAGTGA harbors:
- the KLHL10 gene encoding kelch-like protein 10; the protein is MERKMSGMACNIFNELRLEKKLCDVIITVDGVEFSAHKNILCTCSAYFRSLFTSSWNNSEKEVYKIPGVSPEMMKLIIEYAYNRSVLVTEDNVQSLLTAADQFNVTGLVRLCCSFLKSQLCLQNCIGIFRLTSYYYLPELQEAAFMFILYHFEDVAKESPEFVDLSISDLERIIEQDELNVIHEETVFKAVVKWISHDPQNRKQHIAVLLSKVRLVLVNEENFMKNIKKHNYVQGNEECKALIISTLTCMYNLNGQGTPCSKSASLLSRRRLPFAVLFAIGGWSEGSPINTIETYDTRADNWMTLTDMGEDPVAYHGAAYLKGFIYIIGGFDSMDYFNNVKRFNLLHKTWQQVAPMHARRCYISVAVLDGFIYAMGGFDGHVRLNTAEKYEPETNQWTLIAPMHEQRSDASATALNGKVYICGGFNGHECLMTAEAYNPMTRQWSLITSMRSRRSGVGVIAYRGKVYAVGGFDGSRRLWSAEAYSPDSNTWNDIPHMFSPRSNFGIEAVDDILFVAGGFNGFSTTLTVECYYDRTNEWYEIQDMSINRSALSCCVVPGLPNVRDYVSKRDTFMENSPKEICLSLSTRSLSE